Proteins from a genomic interval of Candidatus Korarchaeota archaeon NZ13-K:
- the rpl15p gene encoding 50S ribosomal protein L15 (late assembly protein), which translates to MSSIPRRRKKSRKMRGSRLHGYGLQRQHRRSGRRGGFGMAGTKKHLWTWITAYEPDYFGRGRRGFKRPRAVTREVRSLNLDELEEMIPALMSSGFARELEDGRIEIDLGRVGYNKLLG; encoded by the coding sequence ATGAGCTCCATACCCAGGAGGCGTAAGAAGTCGAGGAAGATGAGGGGATCGAGGCTCCACGGATACGGCCTGCAGAGGCAGCACAGGAGGAGCGGGAGAAGGGGAGGGTTCGGGATGGCAGGGACCAAGAAGCACCTCTGGACCTGGATTACAGCCTATGAGCCGGACTACTTCGGGAGAGGAAGGAGGGGATTCAAGAGACCCAGGGCGGTGACCAGGGAGGTGAGGAGCTTGAACCTGGATGAGCTGGAGGAGATGATCCCAGCTCTCATGTCCTCGGGCTTCGCGAGGGAGCTGGAGGACGGGAGGATAGAGATAGACCTGGGCAGGGTGGGCTACAACAAGCTGCTGGGC